In the Alteromonas sp. M12 genome, one interval contains:
- a CDS encoding Gldg family protein, with translation MSKFSTSIILILLAVLFFALTVLNNQLLSPIRLDLTENQVYSLSDGSKEIVSKIDEPINLYFFFSDKSSKSMTSLRNYANRVESMLREYSKAADGKINLHIVDPEPFSEAEDQANEFGLTAATLGTMGDAIYLGLAATNALDDQEVIGFFDPQKEKFLEYEISKLIHKLSQPESVKVTLITDLPLAGGQNPMTGQFDPAWTFYTQLQQLYQVEQIPNSAEALPEDTDVLMLVHPQSLNESLLYAVDQYVMQGGKLIAFVDPNNESDPMAMMAGMGASTENSSNLTSLFEAWGLEFNDSQVLLDAELGLDIRTADGGVARHFGFVGIQSQQLDRDDVTTASLEIINGASFGAFSKSTGGNLRWTPLMRSSANSGFIDVTTYSALRDPNALAREFTNQKQQHVLAARLHGRASSAYKNAPDDATADSAHVSSTNQLNVIVVGDTDLLADRFWVQQANFFGETVYTPFANNGDFVTNAVENLSGSEALISIRSRGTFARPFNTVDALKVEAERKFREQEQLLQQQLDETEQQLAQLQSQQVEGAGLVMLPEQQQALDEFIEKRTEIRKALREVRHQLDKDIEALGNWLKFINIAVAPIVLMLILMLLASLLRTRSKGDEGLSHE, from the coding sequence ATGAGTAAATTTTCCACCTCCATAATTTTAATTCTATTGGCCGTTTTATTTTTTGCTTTAACGGTGCTAAACAATCAGTTATTGAGTCCAATTCGCCTCGATTTGACTGAGAATCAAGTTTACTCTTTGTCTGATGGCAGCAAGGAAATTGTTTCAAAAATTGATGAACCCATTAATTTATATTTCTTTTTCTCAGATAAATCATCAAAAAGTATGACGTCTTTGCGCAACTATGCGAACCGTGTAGAAAGTATGTTGCGAGAGTATTCAAAAGCCGCAGATGGAAAAATCAATTTGCATATTGTTGATCCTGAGCCCTTTTCTGAAGCGGAAGATCAAGCCAATGAATTTGGTCTGACTGCCGCCACACTTGGCACTATGGGCGATGCTATATATTTGGGCTTGGCGGCGACTAACGCTTTAGATGATCAAGAAGTGATTGGCTTTTTTGATCCCCAAAAAGAGAAGTTTCTTGAATACGAAATCAGTAAACTGATCCATAAACTATCTCAACCTGAGTCGGTTAAAGTGACTTTAATCACGGATTTGCCGCTAGCTGGTGGACAGAATCCGATGACAGGACAGTTTGATCCAGCTTGGACGTTTTACACTCAATTACAGCAATTGTATCAAGTGGAACAGATTCCAAATAGCGCAGAAGCCTTACCTGAAGATACTGACGTGCTTATGCTAGTGCATCCTCAATCGTTAAATGAATCCTTGTTATACGCGGTTGATCAATACGTTATGCAAGGTGGAAAACTCATTGCTTTTGTTGATCCCAACAATGAGTCAGATCCGATGGCGATGATGGCAGGTATGGGCGCATCTACTGAAAATAGTTCTAACTTAACCTCTCTATTCGAAGCTTGGGGACTAGAGTTTAATGATAGTCAGGTACTGCTTGATGCGGAACTAGGCCTAGATATTCGCACTGCAGATGGCGGTGTCGCTCGTCATTTTGGTTTTGTGGGGATTCAATCTCAACAACTTGATCGCGACGACGTAACTACCGCAAGTCTCGAAATAATCAATGGCGCGTCATTTGGCGCGTTTAGTAAATCCACAGGTGGTAACTTACGTTGGACACCGTTGATGCGTTCTTCTGCAAATTCAGGTTTCATTGATGTAACCACTTATTCTGCATTACGAGACCCTAACGCATTAGCAAGAGAGTTTACCAACCAGAAGCAACAACATGTGCTTGCTGCCAGATTGCATGGCAGAGCTTCTTCCGCTTACAAAAATGCGCCAGATGATGCTACAGCTGATAGTGCACACGTTTCTTCTACCAATCAATTAAATGTCATTGTGGTGGGTGATACGGATTTGCTGGCAGATCGGTTTTGGGTGCAACAAGCGAACTTCTTTGGCGAAACGGTTTACACACCTTTTGCGAACAACGGCGATTTTGTTACTAATGCGGTAGAGAATCTAAGCGGGAGTGAGGCACTTATCAGTATTCGTAGTCGCGGTACATTTGCCCGTCCATTTAACACTGTCGATGCTTTAAAAGTGGAGGCTGAACGTAAGTTCCGCGAACAAGAACAACTTCTACAGCAACAATTAGACGAAACTGAACAGCAACTCGCTCAGTTGCAAAGTCAGCAAGTAGAAGGAGCTGGTTTGGTTATGCTGCCAGAACAACAACAAGCACTTGACGAATTTATCGAGAAACGAACTGAGATTCGAAAAGCCCTGCGTGAAGTGAGACATCAGTTAGACAAGGATATTGAGGCGCTGGGGAATTGGTTGAAATTTATTAATATCGCTGTTGCCCCTATAGTGCTAATGCTGATCCTTATGCTACTTGCTAGTTTGCTGAGAACTCGTTCTAAAGGTGATGAGGGGTTATCACATGAATAA
- a CDS encoding DUF4340 domain-containing protein, translated as MNKQLISLLVIIVTLATAIYFLTIRANQVSGEKVKLFPELAVQAQKIQEIQVSNTNGMLFSARQSDDGWVTVLAESKREYPMQQKALAELVDALSKAILFEAKTAKAENFARLGLQDIDVVDSQATLVELRVGAKNYQVLIGSQASLGQGTYVRLLGQKQTWLLDRIISLPSDQNAWLKQPILDVLAEQVSYVRREGDLGFEILRDFEQQDDFQLSGLEDSAQLKYDSILSAYVDNLVNLKFEQIAETEDNGFNPQSVTAVFEIGLQDGRILSMWLWENEGAIFARFEGDSGKYWYDVNYQLSSFSAGQIDKEYKDFIENKNSQIQQPQEYPIDEGESPQ; from the coding sequence ATGAATAAACAATTGATTTCATTGCTGGTCATTATTGTTACTTTAGCAACTGCAATTTATTTTTTGACCATCCGTGCTAATCAGGTTTCTGGGGAAAAGGTTAAGCTGTTTCCAGAACTTGCTGTGCAGGCTCAAAAGATTCAAGAAATTCAAGTTTCTAACACTAATGGAATGTTATTCAGTGCTCGTCAGTCTGATGATGGATGGGTGACAGTGCTAGCAGAAAGTAAGCGCGAGTATCCAATGCAACAAAAGGCATTGGCTGAATTAGTGGATGCTTTATCAAAAGCCATTTTATTCGAAGCTAAAACCGCTAAAGCTGAAAACTTTGCTCGATTGGGATTACAAGATATTGATGTGGTTGACAGTCAAGCAACATTAGTGGAATTGCGCGTGGGCGCAAAAAACTATCAGGTATTAATAGGTTCACAAGCGAGTTTAGGGCAAGGAACCTATGTGCGTTTGCTGGGACAAAAACAAACTTGGTTGTTGGATCGTATAATCAGTTTGCCATCAGATCAAAACGCTTGGCTAAAACAACCTATTCTTGACGTGTTAGCTGAGCAAGTAAGCTATGTGCGCCGCGAAGGAGACTTAGGTTTTGAAATTTTACGGGATTTCGAACAGCAAGATGACTTTCAATTGTCAGGTTTGGAAGACAGCGCACAACTCAAATATGACAGCATTTTAAGTGCTTATGTGGATAACCTAGTGAACCTGAAATTTGAACAAATTGCTGAAACTGAAGATAATGGATTTAATCCTCAGTCAGTGACCGCAGTGTTCGAAATTGGCCTGCAAGATGGTCGTATTCTAAGCATGTGGTTATGGGAAAACGAAGGTGCTATTTTTGCTCGCTTTGAAGGTGATTCTGGCAAATACTGGTATGACGTTAATTATCAGTTATCCAGCTTTTCTGCAGGTCAAATAGACAAAGAGTACAAGGACTTCATTGAAAACAAAAATAGTCAGATTCAGCAGCCGCAAGAGTATCCAATTGATGAAGGTGAGTCGCCGCAATAA